In the genome of Coregonus clupeaformis isolate EN_2021a chromosome 1, ASM2061545v1, whole genome shotgun sequence, one region contains:
- the LOC121582056 gene encoding 5-hydroxytryptamine receptor 7-like: MRSSLTKDLMKELVRTSMTTAGMDLRLLRAHQTTTATLPILSPTENDTTCAMQILSHGNVEKVLIGGVLTVLTVLTICGNLLVVISVCFVKKLKQPSNYLIVSLAVADLSIAVAVMPFVSITDLIGGQWIFGQVFCNVFIAMDVMCCTASIMTLCVISIDRYLGITKPLTYPVRQSGRCMAKIVLSVWLLSASITLPPLFGWAQNVNDDKVCLISQDVGYTIYSTAVAFYIPMSVMLMMYYNIYRAAKVSVAKHTIQGFPKAEDECNSVDCAAAALKLQKEVEECASFSRLLKNDRKNISIFKREQKAAATLGIVVGAFSVCWLPFFLLSTARPFICGPECSCVPLWVERFLLWLGYANSLINPFIYAFFNRDLRTTYRNILLCRYRNINRKLSAASMHEALKLAERPDLVI; encoded by the exons ATGAGATCATCTTTGACCAAAGACCTGATGAAGGAACTTGTCAGGACCAGCATGACTACAGCGGGGATGGATCTGCGTCTGCTGAGGGCGCACCAAACAACCACCGCAACTTTGCCAATTCTGAGCCCCACGGAAAATGACACTACATGCGCGATGCAGATTCTCAGCCACGGGAATGTGGAGAAGGTGCTGatcggaggagtcctcactgtgCTCACTGTGCTCACCATTTGCGGGAACTTACTTGTGGTGATATCCGTGTGCTTTGTGAAGAAGCTGAAGCAGCCCTCCAATTATCTCATCGTCTCCCTGGCGGTGGCGGACCTGTCCATTGCGGTGGCGGTGATGCCTTTTGTCAGCATCACGGACCTCATTGGGGGGCAGTGGATCTTCGGACAGGTGTTCTGCAACGTTTTTATTGCCATGGACGTGATGTGTTGCACTGCATCCATCATGACACTGTGTGTAATAAGCATAGACAG GTACCTAGGCATAACTAAACCCTTGACCTACCCTGTGCGACAGAGTGGGAGATGCATGGCCAAAATAGTTCTGTCTGTGTGGCTGCTGTCGGCCTCCATCACCCTGCCGCCGTTGTTCGGCTGGGCCCAGAACGTCAACGACGACAAGGTGTGTCTGATCAGCCAGGACGTGGGCTACACCATCTACTCCACCGCCGTCGCGTTCTACATCCCCATGTCGGTGATGTTGATGATGTACTACAACATCTACCGAGCGGCCAAGGTGAGTGTCGCCAAGCACACCATCCAAGGCTTCCCCAAGGCGGAGGACGAATGCAACAGTGTTGACTGTGCGGCCGCGGCCCTTAAGCTCCAGAAGGAGGTGGAGGAGTGCGCCAGTTTCTCTCGTCTGCTGAAGAACGACAGGAAGAACATCTCCATCTTCAAACGGGAGCAGAAGGCGGCTGCCACGCTGGGCATCGTGGTGGGGGCCTTCTCCGTCTGCTGGTTGCCTTTCTTCCTGCTGTCCACGGCCAGGCCCTTCATCTGCGGGCCGGAGTGTAGCTGCGTTCCCCTCTGGGTGGAGAGGTTCCTGCTCTGGCTGGGCTACGCCAACTCCCTCATCAACCCATTCATCTACGCCTTCTTCAACAGGGACCTGAGGACCACCTACCGTAACATCCTGCTCTGCAGGTACAGGAACATCAACCGCAAACTCTCCGCCGCCAGCATGCACGAGGCCCTCAAACTGGCTGAGAGACCAGATCTGGTGATCTAG